The sequence below is a genomic window from Capsicum annuum cultivar UCD-10X-F1 unplaced genomic scaffold, UCD10Xv1.1 ctg999, whole genome shotgun sequence.
CGGGGCTTTGCACCCCAACATCTGGTGCTGAAACAGTCTCAGTGACTGGAGGATCTGTTGCACACCCTACATTTTAATAAAGTCGCAAGCCTGGCCGAATTTCATTTTTGCTGACAGGGTTGTGAGTCTTCTTGGCATGCATCTcatcattaatacctaaaatctcAGAAATATGAGCTGCTTCACACAACCTAGTAATCAGGCATGAGAATAGATATGTAGCATCAGCTCTTGCGAGTCAAATCTTGATCTATTCTGctataatttctccaaaatccaaggGGGTTTTATCTGtcaagcttgcaaccaatattgCTCGATCATCCCCTAATATGTTGTCGCCCTTGGTGAGTATCAGATGAATCCGTattaaacccccccccccccaaaatacTTGCCTCTGAATTTAGAGATGCTTTGGAAATCTTTTCTGCTGGATTATCAACCATTCCAGTTCCCCATCTGCTATGAGTGTCGCTAGCCACTTGTGCTGATTTTCTCGATGCTTCAATCGGGCATAGAATATAGGTGAGGTAGCTCATGGGACGAAGGCTGGCCCATGAAGAAACCTATTTATGGTGGCAACTGATACATCCACCCCACTCCACGTACTACAACTTTGGTCAGGAGAGGCTTATACTAAAGTTTTATCCCCTTCTTTGCATATATTTTCCATCGTAGCCTGTTACTTCACGCAGAAATGCTGGACAAACGAAGGACAGTAAATATTGCTTCCCCTAGTAGTCCACTCCAGACCATACTCCTAGAGTTTATGCATAACCTCAGGGCATCTGATCAACCCTGTAGtgataatcttcttctcctctagaATTGGCCTTCTGGCATTTCATCGATCTGTTCTACAAAGTCTATCCAAATAAATCATTTTAGCCCCATGGATTCGCCATCTCACATTGTTACTAACCTCGGGGTTTTCTTATTTCACCGAATTTCCCTGTACTAAATAATCCTTATCACCTTGGTGATCCGAAGATGGTGATTCAGACTCAGTTTCTTCAGTTGCAAGCCTCTCAAAATCTTTAGTTTTGACTGCTGGTTTAGTACTCTCAGACCTCTGCTCAGTGTGTTCTGATCCTTGTTCCTCCGAAGCTTTCTCAGATGAGGTTGTCACCTCATTATCATCAGTATCCTCCACCTCAGTAGGCTTAGGTGGAGGTGGAGTCTTTGGACTAGTCCTCTTTCTTTTCCATCTGAGCAAAGGCTCCTCATCTTTATAATCAGAGCCCTCATTGACAAGTTATAAAGGCACATTATCTATAGCTGCTTTCTTTGGTGTGGTTGGATTCTTCCTCTTGGATGTCATGCTCAGTTCTGTACAACGTAGAAATCCTTAATTGGTACTTAtaatcaaacaagaaaagaagaaggatgaCCTCAATTAAACATCAACACTATTTTTAGTTCCAAGGTTTGACGGCCTTTCTGATTTGTCGTCAAAGGTGTGACAGTGCTTAAAAGCATTGTCAACCTTATTCAGAATCTAAAAAATTTCTCAGCTTTTGATTGCATTTTTGAATGGCTGTCACACAGGTGCAAGGCCATAAAAATTGTCGTCAGACAACATTACAATTTCTAACttcttttacttgatttttcttctatcattattctcaatttcaacttAGGTCATGTTCTTTAGTGAGATTTCCACGAAATTATACTGCATACCCCTACAAACCCTCATTTTTGAAGGGGCTTGAAGCATGTTAATGGGTTTAGCTCACTcttttgaaaccaaggtttcttGTAGTTCACAATTGATCCAAAGAAAGATAAAGTTGAAGTTTTTCTTATACTTGGATGTTGAAACTTTAGCTGATGTACTCTAAGCACTTAGACTTATGAGTGAGAGAAGAATGAGATAAGAGAGGTAGAAGATTTCTTGGCTTAACTCTCAGGCTTCAACAAGGAAAGTCTTAAAATTTTGACTCAGAAGGGATTAAACTTGACAAAGCAAGGGAAATAACTctctaaggaaagaaaattaaaactaatagGAAAAGACCTATGGTACGTGGGAATGTGAACAGCTGTGACTGGGCTGGGTTAGCCCAAAATTTTTAAGCTAGGCTTTACGACATTTTTAACGGCGCGTCAAATACCTGACAGCACTTCAAAATTGTTGTCAGCCTTAATAGAATAGGGCTTTGACTTGAGTATTTTGACGCTATTTCTCATGGTTTGTCATACTTGTGACAACCTGTCAAAATTGATGTCAATCCTCCTCAAGTTGACTGAAACTAGTTCACCTCCTTTGTACGACTCTTAGctacaaatattaaaaacacaagtgcaataaaattaaaatattgggttgcctcccaaatagcgcctgatttaatttCATGGCATGACTGGGTTATCTCGACTACTCAGACTTGGTCAAGATTCTGAATCACCACCTCATTACCATCTTCCTGGAATACATCAACGATCGAGAAGTATTCATCTCCTTCAACTACTTCATAGGAGGATGCATTTTAAATCTGGCCTCTCTTTTTCcatacctgaactttagctcattgagCTCATATCAACCAACACTCTTCCCGTGGCTAataatggtctacccaagatgatgtCTACCttaaaatcaacatcacaatccaatatcacgAAGTCTACAGGCAGAATAAAGTCTTCCACTTTCACCGGCACATTGTGTAATATACCAATTGGTCGTTTCACTGACCTATCTACCATGACAAGACACATCATTTTGGAGGTAGGTTCCCCCAGTCCAAGCTTCTGGTAGATATCAAGGGGCATTagattaatacttgctcctaagtcacataaagctttggtaaacttcatggacccaactATGTACGGTATGGTAAATGCTCTAGGGTcaggctttttctgcactaaggattgtgaagaaacAGCGCTACTGTGGTAGATGTTGTCCACCAACTGACAGCTTACCTTCTGCTTCTTTGTTAGCAATtcctttataaatttagcatGGTTTGGCATTTTCTTAAGTgcctcacctataaatagaggtggtcttgcatgttATTGCATGGACTAGgaaatatgataagtgtgaaaaagattatagtgtgtagtagtgaaagagagagttaagacaaagaaaatatactaagtctacaactatattcacttTACAAATGAGagttattatattagtgaaagaaagagttgagatagagaaaatattctaagtctttaactatattcactatacaaagcaGTAAATATATGTTtaaggaaggtgttcttatggtgcggctttggactcttcaactaatccagAGTTGTTTGAGTTATACATCGTTTATCagttgttgtatcctggaggggacaagtcacgaGATATATTGCTgaatcggtgtagattatgcccCAGTGGGCTTGTATCTCCTTAAAGAAAGTGAGATATCCGTGCCTCagtcaagaagaagattattttattttattcacttttgttccttttattttcaactgtaattatttattgtaatttatggtatattacaccaacaccTAGCATATAGTAGCACTAACTAGTCTATCTTCTCAATCGACTCTATCCAGAAGGACCGAATCCTCTCTCAAATCCATATCTAATGAttacatcaaaattatttttaataaaaagaataactAATCGAATTGAATTTAGATAATAAGAAAGGTTAcctgaagaagaggaaaaaatccTTCTAGCTCCTTCGTTCACATGAATATCCGACAAAGAGACCTATAAAGTATGCTAGAACAGTGTTCCCCAGCTATAGTCTCCTTTTTTGTTGAGGTCCTTATGTAAATATAAGTACCTCAAACTCAAAATACTGTCAGATGTATTTATGCATAGCATCCCTCCCAAAAGAAACACATATACAGTCGAGCGGTGCTATAAACCCTACTCTCTAAAGTCTTGACTATAtggaatgaagaaaaagatattgTTGAAGATAATCCAGAACTGTTATAGTAGAAATACAATCATTCCCATTAATGGTGTCTAGTTCAACCTCCAAGCCAGTGTAATATCATAACATCATATGCCAATC
It includes:
- the LOC124895854 gene encoding uncharacterized protein LOC124895854, translating into MRNSVKILKSKPYSIKADNNFEVLSDEEPLLRWKRKRTSPKTPPPPKPTEVEDTDDNEVTTSSEKASEEQGSEHTEQRSESTKPAVKTKDFERLATEETESESPSSDHQGCATDPPVTETVSAPDVGVQSPETVSPPPPAHSAQEGSVPQNKRFKAVLDPTLEPFMTLPVRVADLENRFNTRAREMIDTDIATFRDALYKVKAEVGILQ